One Nocardioides luti DNA window includes the following coding sequences:
- a CDS encoding MBL fold metallo-hydrolase yields MRLKRGRPDLGRYADRFDVPAAAPAGAAGGDALSVTFLGVATLLLDDGESAILTDGFFSRPSLPTVALRRLSPDLARIDASLARAGIERLDAVLPVHTHYDHAQDSAVVAERTGAVLVGGTSAANIGRGHGLPEERLRVAAPGEPMTYGAFTLTLVESHHCPPDRMPGTIDEPLVPPAKAAAYRCGEAWSILVEHTSGRTALLQGSAGYLPGALSGRRADVAYLGAGQLGVQSQEYVRTYWAETVRAVGARRVVLTHWDDFFRPLDRPLRALPYAVDDLDVTVRVLADLARADGVSLHFPTVWRREDPWSGLG; encoded by the coding sequence GTGCGGCTCAAGCGGGGGCGACCCGACCTCGGCAGGTACGCCGACCGCTTCGACGTGCCGGCGGCGGCCCCCGCCGGGGCCGCGGGCGGTGACGCGCTGTCCGTGACGTTCCTCGGAGTCGCGACGCTGCTGCTCGACGACGGCGAGTCCGCGATCCTGACCGACGGCTTCTTCAGCCGGCCGTCGCTCCCGACGGTCGCGCTGCGCCGGCTCTCCCCCGACCTCGCCCGGATCGACGCGTCGCTCGCCCGCGCCGGGATCGAGCGGCTGGACGCGGTGCTCCCGGTGCACACGCACTACGACCACGCCCAGGACTCCGCGGTCGTCGCCGAGCGGACCGGCGCCGTGCTCGTCGGAGGCACGTCCGCGGCCAACATCGGACGCGGGCACGGCCTGCCCGAGGAGCGCCTCCGGGTCGCGGCACCCGGCGAGCCGATGACCTACGGCGCCTTCACGCTCACCCTCGTCGAGTCGCACCACTGCCCGCCCGACCGCATGCCCGGGACCATCGACGAGCCGCTCGTGCCGCCGGCCAAGGCCGCGGCGTACCGCTGCGGCGAGGCCTGGTCGATCCTCGTGGAGCACACCAGCGGGCGGACCGCGCTGCTGCAGGGCAGTGCGGGCTACCTGCCCGGCGCCCTCAGCGGGCGCCGCGCCGACGTCGCCTACCTCGGGGCCGGCCAGCTCGGGGTGCAGAGCCAGGAGTACGTCCGCACCTACTGGGCCGAGACGGTCCGCGCCGTCGGGGCGCGCCGTGTGGTCCTGACCCACTGGGACGACTTCTTCCGGCCGCTCGACCGCCCGCTGCGGGCGTTGCCGTACGCCGTCGACGACCTCGACGTCACGGTGCGCGTCCTGGCCGACCTGGCCCGGGCCGACGGCGTGAGCCTGCACTTCCCGACCGTGTGGCGCCGCGAGGATCCGTGGAGCGGGCTCGGCTGA
- a CDS encoding homocysteine S-methyltransferase family protein: MDSTLPQLSGTRFATDGGLETDLIFHHGVDLPEFAAFPLVDDARGRELLTAYFDGYADVARRAGVGLLLETPTWRANPDWGARVGYDAAALDRVNRASVELMRGIRGRHDDLSDVLLGGTIGPRGDGYRAGERADPDEAQAYHAPQVRAFADAGADLVTAYTLTGPEEAVGIVRAAREAGLPVAISFTVETDGRLPDGTPLVAAVEGVDEVAAPDYFLVNCAHPTHVAPGLDGGAWTSRILGLRPNASTLTHAELDEAEELDDGDLGELTAAYAALVPALPAVTVLGGCCGTDARHVAALWGV; the protein is encoded by the coding sequence ATGGACTCCACGCTGCCGCAGCTCTCGGGGACCCGGTTCGCCACCGACGGCGGCCTCGAGACCGACCTGATCTTCCACCACGGCGTCGACCTGCCCGAGTTCGCCGCGTTCCCCCTCGTCGACGACGCGCGCGGCCGGGAGCTGCTGACGGCGTACTTCGACGGGTACGCCGACGTCGCCCGGCGGGCCGGTGTCGGCCTGCTGCTCGAGACGCCGACCTGGCGGGCGAACCCGGACTGGGGCGCCCGGGTCGGGTACGACGCCGCGGCGCTCGACCGGGTCAACCGGGCGTCCGTCGAGCTGATGCGAGGCATCCGCGGCCGTCACGACGACCTGTCCGACGTGCTGCTCGGGGGCACGATCGGGCCGCGCGGCGACGGCTACCGCGCGGGGGAGCGGGCCGACCCGGACGAGGCGCAGGCCTACCACGCGCCGCAGGTCCGGGCGTTCGCCGACGCCGGGGCCGACCTCGTGACGGCGTACACGCTCACCGGCCCGGAGGAGGCCGTCGGCATCGTCCGGGCGGCCCGGGAGGCGGGGCTGCCCGTGGCGATCTCGTTCACCGTCGAGACCGACGGCCGGCTGCCCGACGGGACCCCGCTGGTGGCGGCGGTCGAGGGGGTCGACGAGGTGGCCGCGCCGGACTACTTCCTGGTCAACTGCGCCCACCCGACGCACGTCGCGCCCGGGCTCGACGGCGGGGCGTGGACGAGCCGCATCCTCGGCCTCCGCCCCAACGCCTCCACGCTCACCCACGCCGAGCTGGACGAGGCCGAGGAGCTCGACGACGGCGACCTCGGCGAGCTCACCGCGGCGTACGCCGCCCTGGTGCCTGCCTTGCCGGCCGTCACCGTGCTGGGGGGCTGCTGCGGCACCGACGCGCGGCACGTCGCGGCGCTCTGGGGCGTCTGA
- a CDS encoding CDP-glycerol glycerophosphotransferase family protein codes for MPEVSVIAYFADDPSRTYQLVQWLAVLERLHDEHAVGIVVRDEESATLLRGRTRLPVLCAPTFPELTALYDDLDARVVLYCNNSMLNFQSLINGRMLHVHINHGESDKQSMASNNAKAYDRVFVAGEAAVLRHEAGLLEFDTRRLVRTGRPQLDLRPSSLLVSSRRRTVLYAPTWEGDADYNDYTSLDTLGTQIVRALLAVPDVRLVYKPHPKIETSPVADVRRAHRNVLALVTEAARRDPAAGHVSITTGDILAVIPDCDAMVTDVSSVGLDWLYLRTEKPIFLTDRHRDAERLRAEVPVSRCADVVDADSVGDLTALVSDRLEQDEHHLARVAMRHHYFDDLQVGDSTVRFLDAVSDLVALRDRLLGTSPDDTAAITA; via the coding sequence GTGCCCGAGGTCTCCGTCATCGCCTACTTCGCGGACGACCCGTCCCGGACCTACCAGCTGGTCCAGTGGCTGGCCGTCCTCGAGCGGCTGCACGACGAGCACGCCGTGGGCATCGTCGTGCGTGACGAGGAGTCCGCGACCCTGCTGCGCGGGCGCACCCGGCTGCCGGTGCTGTGCGCGCCGACCTTCCCCGAGCTGACGGCGCTGTACGACGACCTCGACGCCCGGGTGGTCCTGTACTGCAACAACTCGATGCTGAACTTCCAGTCGCTCATCAACGGTCGGATGCTGCACGTGCACATCAACCACGGGGAGAGCGACAAGCAGAGCATGGCGAGCAACAACGCCAAGGCCTACGACCGTGTGTTCGTGGCCGGGGAGGCCGCGGTGCTGCGGCACGAGGCCGGGCTGCTGGAGTTCGACACCCGCCGCCTGGTGCGGACGGGACGGCCGCAGCTCGACCTGCGACCGTCGTCGCTGCTGGTGAGCAGCCGGCGTCGTACCGTGCTCTACGCGCCCACCTGGGAGGGCGACGCGGACTACAACGACTACACCTCCCTCGACACCCTCGGCACGCAGATCGTGCGGGCGCTGCTGGCGGTGCCGGACGTGCGGCTCGTCTACAAGCCGCACCCCAAGATCGAGACGAGCCCCGTCGCCGACGTGCGCCGGGCGCACCGCAACGTCCTCGCCCTCGTCACCGAGGCGGCCCGCCGCGACCCGGCCGCCGGCCACGTCTCGATCACGACCGGCGACATCCTCGCCGTGATCCCGGACTGCGACGCGATGGTGACCGACGTGTCGTCGGTGGGCCTGGACTGGCTCTACCTCCGCACCGAGAAGCCGATCTTCCTCACCGACCGGCACCGCGACGCCGAGCGGCTGCGCGCCGAGGTCCCGGTGAGCCGCTGCGCCGACGTCGTCGACGCCGACTCCGTGGGTGACCTGACCGCGCTGGTCAGCGACCGGCTCGAGCAGGACGAGCACCACCTGGCCCGGGTCGCGATGCGGCACCACTACTTCGACGACCTCCAGGTGGGCGACAGCACCGTCCGCTTCCTCGACGCCGTCTCCGACCTGGTCGCCCTGCGCGACCGGTTGCTCGGCACGTCCCCGGACGACACCGCGGCGATCACGGCCTGA